A single region of the Pontibacter kalidii genome encodes:
- a CDS encoding winged helix-turn-helix transcriptional regulator, which produces MTTNNIHREEACCPATEILKQLAGKWKPEIFRLALDGPVRFNSLLRQLPGSNKQSVATALKEMEEADILVKTVVQEKPLHIEYTLSERGRAMVTVFRSMEGLLG; this is translated from the coding sequence ATGACTACCAATAATATACACAGGGAGGAGGCGTGCTGCCCCGCCACAGAAATTTTAAAGCAGTTAGCAGGCAAATGGAAGCCCGAGATTTTCAGGCTGGCGCTGGATGGACCGGTGCGGTTTAATTCTTTGCTGCGTCAGCTGCCGGGCTCCAACAAGCAGTCGGTGGCCACGGCGCTCAAGGAGATGGAGGAGGCGGACATCCTCGTGAAGACCGTGGTACAGGAGAAGCCCCTGCACATAGAGTATACTTTGTCGGAAAGAGGACGGGCGATGGTGACGGTGTTTAGAAGTATGGAAGGGTTGCTAGGCTGA
- a CDS encoding ClpXP adapter SpxH family protein, translating to MEIKPMMHCDMETGVCEIPATQVTTEATNIAAAQKPIKLLYFTDPICSSCWGIDPQLKKLALEYGPYFEVEYRMGGLLPSWETYGGRDVNGPASVAQHWEEAGAHYEMPIDGDLWLEDPLPSSYPPSIAFKAAQLQGEEKAAAFLRRIKEMIFLEKKNIARWENLALAAEQTGLDVAQFEADFEGKAVELFQQDLALARQLGVRGFPTIFVTDENDKRVLVYGSRPYEQYEQALLQLHPEVKKQVYETAFTSLFAKYSTLTSKEFSVISGMKTGEAEAYLRALHTQGQIGKYASKNGALWIKQ from the coding sequence ATGGAGATAAAACCAATGATGCACTGCGATATGGAAACTGGTGTGTGTGAAATACCGGCAACACAGGTAACCACAGAAGCTACTAATATTGCCGCAGCACAGAAGCCGATCAAGCTACTATACTTTACCGACCCGATCTGCTCTTCGTGCTGGGGCATCGACCCGCAGCTAAAGAAACTGGCGTTGGAGTACGGACCATACTTCGAGGTCGAGTACCGCATGGGCGGACTGCTGCCGAGCTGGGAAACCTACGGTGGCCGCGACGTGAACGGCCCAGCCAGCGTGGCCCAGCACTGGGAAGAGGCCGGTGCCCATTATGAGATGCCCATAGACGGCGACCTGTGGCTGGAAGACCCATTGCCATCCTCTTACCCGCCTTCCATCGCCTTTAAGGCGGCCCAATTGCAGGGCGAAGAGAAAGCCGCAGCGTTCCTGCGAAGGATAAAGGAGATGATCTTCCTGGAGAAGAAAAACATTGCCCGCTGGGAGAATCTGGCGCTCGCCGCCGAACAAACCGGTCTGGATGTAGCACAGTTTGAGGCAGATTTTGAGGGCAAGGCCGTGGAGTTGTTCCAGCAGGACCTGGCGCTGGCGCGCCAGCTGGGCGTGCGGGGCTTCCCGACTATCTTTGTGACAGACGAGAACGATAAGCGTGTGCTGGTATACGGCTCCCGCCCTTACGAGCAGTATGAGCAGGCGCTGCTGCAGCTGCACCCGGAGGTAAAGAAGCAGGTGTACGAAACTGCCTTTACATCCCTTTTCGCCAAGTATAGCACGCTTACATCTAAGGAGTTTTCGGTAATTTCCGGAATGAAAACCGGTGAGGCGGAAGCTTACCTGCGGGCTTTGCACACACAAGGCCAGATCGGGAAGTATGCTTCCAAGAACGGTGCCCTGTGGATAAAGCAGTAA
- a CDS encoding peroxiredoxin — translation MAVLVGKKAPSFKATAVENGEFVENFSLEQYIGKKHVVFYFYPMDFTFVCPTEIIAFQDRMEEFERKGVAVVGCSTDTHFSHFAWLNTPREQGGIEGVNYPLVADASKTIAQNYDVLAGHYDYNEEGEVTFVGEPVAYRGLFLIDKEGVVRHQVVNDLPLGRSIDEALRMVDALQYFEEKGEVCPANWSEGKEAMQATKEGVSNYLAKH, via the coding sequence ATGGCAGTTTTAGTAGGTAAAAAAGCACCTTCTTTTAAAGCAACAGCCGTAGAGAACGGCGAATTCGTTGAGAACTTTTCACTGGAGCAGTACATTGGCAAGAAGCACGTAGTTTTCTACTTCTACCCAATGGACTTCACGTTTGTGTGCCCAACTGAGATCATCGCCTTCCAGGACAGAATGGAAGAGTTTGAGCGCAAAGGTGTAGCTGTAGTAGGTTGCTCTACCGACACGCACTTCTCTCACTTCGCATGGCTGAACACTCCGCGTGAGCAGGGTGGTATCGAGGGTGTGAACTACCCACTTGTAGCAGATGCGTCTAAGACTATCGCGCAGAACTATGACGTATTGGCTGGTCACTACGACTACAATGAAGAAGGTGAAGTAACTTTTGTTGGCGAGCCGGTTGCTTACCGCGGCCTGTTCCTGATCGACAAAGAAGGTGTAGTTCGTCACCAGGTTGTTAATGACCTGCCGCTTGGCCGCTCTATCGACGAGGCCCTGCGTATGGTAGACGCCCTGCAGTATTTCGAAGAGAAAGGCGAAGTTTGCCCAGCCAACTGGTCTGAAGGCAAAGAGGCGATGCAGGCCACGAAAGAAGGCGTATCAAACTACCTTGCAAAGCACTAA
- a CDS encoding dimethylarginine dimethylaminohydrolase family protein has protein sequence MSKSIKQYSETDTLQKVIIGRYENYSEAPAYVELVNEDQKNGLPQKEQLKEEFDTFRQVLTEAGVEVLVPDYVGKFVYDQLTPRDLGMVIGEKFLLCNMVKKSRRYESAGIFRYLHDIPGHEANIIIPDSPTCFIEGGDILVDKGNIFVAVSQRTNPEGVAFLEEQFGDAFNVVPIEARTLAEGENVLHLDCMFNPVGGKAALIYEEGFKHVPREILDNYDLIRVNKEQQRELATNILSLSQDRIISRDHPLCKPINEEIRKAGIEVTEITFDAAPATGGSFRCCSLPLRRG, from the coding sequence TTGAGTAAGAGCATAAAGCAGTACAGCGAGACCGATACGCTGCAGAAGGTTATTATCGGGAGGTACGAGAACTACAGTGAGGCGCCGGCCTATGTGGAGCTGGTGAACGAGGATCAGAAGAACGGGCTGCCACAAAAAGAGCAGCTGAAGGAGGAATTCGATACCTTCCGGCAAGTGCTGACGGAGGCCGGTGTGGAGGTGCTGGTGCCGGATTATGTGGGCAAGTTTGTGTACGACCAGCTCACGCCGCGCGACCTAGGCATGGTGATCGGGGAGAAGTTCCTGCTCTGCAACATGGTGAAGAAAAGCCGCCGCTACGAGAGCGCCGGTATTTTCCGCTACCTGCACGATATTCCCGGCCACGAAGCCAACATCATCATACCGGACTCACCCACCTGCTTTATAGAGGGAGGCGACATATTGGTAGACAAAGGGAACATCTTTGTGGCTGTGTCGCAGCGCACCAACCCGGAAGGCGTGGCTTTTCTGGAGGAGCAGTTTGGCGATGCATTCAATGTGGTGCCGATTGAGGCGCGAACCTTGGCAGAAGGCGAGAACGTGCTGCACCTGGATTGCATGTTTAACCCCGTAGGAGGCAAGGCAGCGCTTATCTATGAGGAAGGCTTCAAGCATGTTCCACGTGAGATCCTCGATAACTACGACCTGATCCGGGTGAACAAGGAGCAGCAGCGGGAGCTGGCCACCAATATCCTTTCCCTGTCGCAGGACCGGATCATCAGCCGCGACCACCCACTGTGCAAGCCTATTAACGAGGAGATCCGGAAGGCGGGTATAGAGGTAACGGAGATAACGTTTGATGCGGCCCCGGCCACGGGTGGCTCATTCAGGTGTTGCAGTCTGCCTTTAAGAAGAGGCTAG
- a CDS encoding GNAT family N-acetyltransferase yields the protein MPLHIRPIQASDNEPLATLIRAVFREFKIDKPGTVYTDPTTDALYQLFQHPGSTYFVAEENGVLVGGCGVYPTEGLPEGCAELVKFYLTAEARGKGIGNKLMQQSIAAARALGYKQLYLESFPELAKAVSMYEKAGFEPLPHALGNSGHYACTIWMLKDL from the coding sequence ATGCCGCTCCATATTCGCCCTATTCAAGCATCCGACAACGAGCCACTGGCAACGCTGATCCGCGCTGTTTTCCGCGAGTTTAAGATCGACAAACCCGGCACGGTATACACCGATCCTACTACCGATGCTTTGTACCAGCTGTTCCAGCACCCTGGCAGCACCTATTTTGTTGCGGAAGAAAATGGTGTGCTAGTAGGCGGTTGCGGCGTTTATCCGACAGAAGGCTTGCCGGAGGGCTGTGCAGAGTTGGTTAAGTTTTACCTCACTGCCGAGGCCCGAGGCAAGGGCATTGGCAACAAACTGATGCAGCAAAGTATAGCAGCAGCCAGGGCACTGGGCTATAAACAGCTATACTTGGAGTCGTTCCCAGAGCTTGCGAAAGCCGTATCAATGTATGAAAAAGCAGGATTCGAGCCTTTGCCGCACGCACTGGGCAACTCCGGCCACTATGCCTGCACCATCTGGATGTTGAAAGATCTATGA
- the crcB gene encoding fluoride efflux transporter CrcB, which yields MKILLVVGAGSFIGGVLRYLLTLFIQSRATVAFPFGTLGVNLIGCFLMGLVFELIAKGDMPGEWRPFLATGILGGFTTFSAFSLESVSLLQAEQYGQAILYILASVVLGLLATFAGMWLVKLV from the coding sequence ATGAAGATACTTTTAGTTGTAGGGGCGGGCAGCTTTATAGGCGGTGTGCTGCGTTACCTGCTCACCTTGTTTATTCAATCTCGTGCTACTGTTGCTTTTCCGTTTGGCACGTTGGGAGTCAACCTTATCGGCTGCTTTTTAATGGGGCTGGTCTTTGAGCTGATCGCCAAGGGGGATATGCCTGGGGAGTGGCGCCCTTTTTTGGCTACAGGTATACTTGGGGGCTTCACTACGTTTTCTGCTTTCTCGCTGGAGTCGGTTAGCCTGTTGCAGGCAGAGCAGTACGGGCAGGCTATACTTTACATCCTGGCCAGCGTGGTGCTGGGCCTGCTGGCTACCTTTGCCGGTATGTGGCTGGTAAAGCTGGTGTAA
- a CDS encoding Fur family transcriptional regulator, whose product MQQNLTRDELRQRLTEGGLKATHQRIVVFESVMELHGHHPTAEDVFQRLKPANPSISLGTVYKTLDTFVETGLIKRALSEEGGKRYDANTHVHNHIFCSKTKEIVDFEDEELEALLTEFFSKRKLENFEIKGFSVQLTGNKVEPDKQISITRVSK is encoded by the coding sequence ATGCAGCAAAACCTGACACGAGACGAATTACGACAGCGCCTGACGGAGGGTGGCCTGAAAGCCACACACCAGCGCATTGTTGTGTTCGAGTCGGTAATGGAGCTGCATGGGCACCACCCCACCGCCGAGGATGTGTTCCAGCGCCTGAAACCGGCAAACCCAAGTATATCGCTTGGCACGGTTTACAAAACGCTCGATACGTTTGTAGAAACAGGCCTGATCAAGCGTGCCCTCTCTGAGGAAGGCGGTAAGCGCTACGATGCCAACACACACGTGCACAACCACATCTTTTGCAGCAAAACAAAAGAAATCGTTGATTTTGAGGATGAGGAGCTGGAGGCTCTGCTAACAGAGTTCTTTAGTAAACGAAAGCTGGAGAACTTCGAGATAAAAGGGTTCTCGGTGCAGCTGACAGGCAATAAAGTGGAGCCCGACAAACAAATAAGCATTACACGAGTTTCTAAATAG
- a CDS encoding class I SAM-dependent methyltransferase produces the protein MSIERAYNRWAPQYDTNKNRTRDLEAVALRATLKSITFERCLEIGCGTGKNTEWLVRRVMHVTAVDLSEEMLERARKKVSSNKAEFILADITQSWSFATQPYDLVSFSLVLEHIADLEYIFKQAALALNHGGHVYIGELHPFKQYSGTKARFDTEEGRQEVECYTHHVSDFVQAARQNGLRLVDLNEYFDDNDRTTIPRILTIFLQKV, from the coding sequence ATGAGTATAGAACGCGCCTATAACCGTTGGGCTCCGCAGTACGACACCAACAAGAACCGCACCCGCGACCTGGAGGCCGTGGCCTTGCGCGCTACGCTGAAAAGTATAACTTTCGAGCGATGCCTGGAGATCGGTTGCGGCACGGGTAAAAATACGGAGTGGTTGGTGCGCCGGGTCATGCACGTAACGGCCGTGGACCTGTCGGAGGAGATGCTGGAGCGGGCCAGGAAGAAGGTAAGCTCCAACAAGGCAGAGTTTATACTTGCCGATATTACCCAAAGCTGGAGTTTTGCCACGCAACCATACGACCTGGTCAGCTTTAGCCTGGTGCTGGAGCACATCGCGGACCTGGAGTATATTTTTAAGCAGGCGGCCCTTGCGCTGAACCACGGCGGGCACGTGTATATCGGCGAGCTGCACCCTTTTAAGCAGTACAGCGGTACCAAGGCCCGCTTCGATACCGAGGAGGGAAGGCAGGAAGTGGAGTGCTACACCCATCATGTGTCGGATTTTGTGCAAGCCGCCCGGCAGAATGGCCTCCGGCTGGTAGACCTGAACGAGTACTTCGACGACAACGACCGCACGACTATTCCCCGCATCCTGACGATATTCTTGCAGAAAGTATAG